The Alphaproteobacteria bacterium nucleotide sequence TTCTCATTTTTTATGATTATGAACTCGACCAAACCAGCTACATTCCCTTGCAAGAAACACTTGCCGGCTTCCTTGCACGTGACTCGGTAAAATTTGGTAGCGACGTGATTGTCACCAATGTTACCCATGGCGAAGGAAGCTTACGCCTGTCAGTGGTGCAAAAAGCACGGCCTGATGATGGCAAGCTCACATTGGAATTTGCAGATAATCCCTTGCAATTGCGCAATATGAAAGTGGTGGATGCCACTGGTCAGGAAACCACTGTTTCGCTTGCTAATGCCCGCTATGGCCAAAAGCTGGATAAAGAATTATTTGTATTTGAAGATAAATCTACCGCGCCGCGCATAGGTAAATCCGGCAAAACAGGAATTCAGCGCTAGTGTCATAATTGTTTCACATATCTGTGCTATTTTGCGGCAATATATAAAAAATTGTTTCAGAACGGTAGCGCATGAAAAAGAAATCTAATTTCCATGATTTAGGTGACGGAATATGCGTAGTGCAATTACGCGATATTGTGTCCGAACAGTTCGACTATGACTGGTTTAAGCAAAGCGTTACAGAAGACACCTCGGTGGACGCCGACTATAAACAAAGCGTCATTAATGTATTTAATCCTGACTCTTACGTTGCTATTTACAAAGGCAATGTAGGAGAGGCATTAGACGCTAAGCTTATGCAAAAAGGCGTAAATGCAAATATTAAAGAACATATAGACTACAATCTCCCCGATGAGATCGCAGACGCTATAACGCCTACTCCCCTGCCCGATGACCATCCCACCAGCCAAATGTGGAAAGAGGTGTGGGATAAAACCCTCCAGCATTTTGCAGCCGAAGCGGTGGAATATGAAGCAACAATGCAACGCAAGGGCAAACCCATTACGGAAAATGATACAGGCTATCCTGCGGTTGCGCCGCCAATATAT carries:
- a CDS encoding outer membrane lipoprotein carrier protein LolA: MKKLILTFCTAVIFMAPAYAAVTKKTFTATDKAAIERVEDYLSDISTIVADFVQIAPDGGMADGKFYLSRPGKMRWQYNPPTPILMVADGKFLIFYDYELDQTSYIPLQETLAGFLARDSVKFGSDVIVTNVTHGEGSLRLSVVQKARPDDGKLTLEFADNPLQLRNMKVVDATGQETTVSLANARYGQKLDKELFVFEDKSTAPRIGKSGKTGIQR